The following coding sequences lie in one Tichowtungia aerotolerans genomic window:
- a CDS encoding HlyD family secretion protein has translation MKKTTSKKLLIAQGVAVLGIIATLRYADRSRTVYTLTTVQALPRDITVTVNASGDLESEGAVNISAPDIKYTKKITFLLPEGTIVKEGDIVAVFDTIQLEERLESLLRAGLYARLQDTEIARTIAVDDCKANLASKQENENIARLTYETMAYAPKLEQQKSEIQLNQAVANVKLAENRLKQEEQKWELKLRQVHELIEHNEKEVEETRASIDALTIRAPCEGLVVYPKTRVMGTERKVQLGDTLYKDQRFMILPNLFKMTAQVEVAEEDIRRIRIGQFAQIYLEAFKDAVFTGEIYRIDRLAHVKENNPFIKVFTVGIRINEQDLDRLRPGMNARVIIDADTYMQATALPLNTIYTDADGDWIFVQGEEGPQKIRIDLADASEEWAVLSEDVAEPVILLNRSFKDWLNDSQHDTAVVRWEAAP, from the coding sequence ATGAAAAAAACCACCTCGAAAAAACTTTTGATTGCGCAGGGCGTCGCGGTGCTGGGAATCATCGCGACTCTGCGCTACGCCGACCGGTCGCGAACCGTCTACACCCTCACCACGGTGCAAGCTCTTCCGCGCGATATCACCGTAACCGTGAACGCCAGCGGGGATCTTGAATCGGAAGGCGCCGTCAATATTTCTGCACCGGACATCAAATACACGAAAAAAATCACCTTCCTCCTGCCGGAAGGCACCATTGTGAAAGAAGGCGATATCGTTGCCGTCTTCGACACAATCCAGCTTGAAGAACGGCTCGAAAGCCTGCTGCGCGCCGGACTTTACGCCCGGCTTCAGGACACAGAAATTGCGCGCACCATTGCCGTCGACGACTGCAAAGCCAACCTGGCCAGCAAACAGGAAAACGAGAATATCGCCCGGCTGACCTACGAAACCATGGCCTACGCCCCTAAACTCGAGCAGCAGAAATCGGAAATCCAGCTCAATCAGGCCGTTGCCAACGTCAAACTGGCCGAAAACCGCCTGAAGCAGGAAGAGCAGAAATGGGAGCTCAAACTGCGGCAGGTTCATGAGCTGATTGAACACAACGAAAAAGAAGTCGAAGAAACTCGAGCCTCCATTGACGCACTGACCATCCGCGCACCCTGCGAAGGATTGGTTGTCTATCCTAAAACCCGCGTTATGGGCACGGAACGAAAAGTGCAGCTTGGCGATACGCTCTATAAAGACCAGCGTTTTATGATTCTTCCGAACCTGTTCAAAATGACCGCGCAGGTTGAAGTGGCTGAAGAAGATATTCGGCGCATTCGTATCGGTCAATTCGCTCAAATCTATCTGGAAGCATTTAAAGATGCCGTATTCACCGGAGAAATCTACCGCATTGACCGACTGGCCCATGTGAAGGAAAACAATCCGTTCATTAAAGTGTTCACCGTGGGTATCCGCATCAATGAGCAAGATCTCGATCGGCTGCGCCCCGGCATGAACGCCCGTGTCATTATCGATGCCGACACATACATGCAGGCAACCGCCCTGCCGCTCAACACAATCTACACCGATGCAGACGGCGACTGGATTTTTGTTCAGGGCGAAGAAGGTCCTCAGAAAATCCGGATTGATCTGGCGGATGCAAGTGAAGAATGGGCTGTACTTTCCGAAGACGTAGCAGAGCCGGTTATTCTGCTGAACCGGTCCTTTAAGGATTGGCTGAATGACTCTCAGCACGATACCGCCGTTGTACGCTGGGAGGCCGCTCCGTGA
- a CDS encoding HlyD family secretion protein: protein MNKKKAIWTIIGLLVIGGIFVALRTRETVRSEVLLPIERAPFIETVETRGEVDALFYEELRAPGGRYSKQLIYLCPEGSEVSPGDLVAEFDTAELLQNIDELREKEAEEKQARLDTELTADTAIFSQQVILERSNEELNIAEVRKISMQYEADKRRSIAVSEFNNVRRSVQAAEKKLKQLQFDKKEKLRRVDQRIERIQRQISNVEKQLEQYRFTAERESLVVYPVTYISGLWKKAEEGDTLSQNREFARLPEFSSKIIRVYLEEQWVNKIKEQGAVTFTPISYPETLYHGNILSISTLATEGHYRQYKKFFEVIVEIDSSDAEAFARLKPGMVCNLQFLIRNWGEAVAIPKDYIRISQDGVPLATIREDDGGDRLLPLDGTAETADYYLLTNRSPEHLTLVYKEL, encoded by the coding sequence ATGAATAAGAAAAAAGCCATCTGGACGATCATCGGTCTGCTGGTCATCGGCGGCATCTTCGTCGCGCTGCGCACCCGCGAAACTGTCCGCAGCGAAGTGCTGCTGCCGATTGAACGTGCCCCGTTTATTGAAACCGTCGAAACCCGGGGAGAAGTGGACGCACTTTTCTATGAAGAGCTTCGCGCACCGGGCGGCCGCTACAGCAAACAGCTGATCTACCTCTGTCCGGAAGGATCTGAAGTCAGCCCCGGCGATCTCGTCGCTGAATTTGATACCGCTGAACTGCTGCAGAATATTGATGAGCTGCGCGAAAAAGAAGCGGAAGAAAAACAGGCCCGACTCGATACAGAGCTCACCGCAGACACGGCTATTTTCTCCCAGCAGGTTATTCTCGAACGTTCCAATGAAGAGCTGAACATTGCTGAAGTCCGGAAAATCAGCATGCAGTACGAAGCGGACAAGCGGCGGTCAATCGCAGTCTCTGAGTTCAACAACGTCCGGCGCTCCGTGCAGGCTGCCGAAAAAAAGCTCAAACAGCTGCAGTTTGATAAGAAGGAAAAGCTTCGGCGGGTCGACCAGCGCATTGAACGTATCCAGCGCCAGATTTCCAACGTTGAAAAACAGCTGGAACAATACCGTTTCACGGCGGAGCGCGAATCGCTCGTTGTCTATCCGGTCACCTACATTTCCGGACTTTGGAAAAAAGCGGAAGAAGGTGATACGCTGTCGCAAAACCGCGAATTCGCACGCCTGCCGGAGTTTTCATCCAAAATCATTCGCGTCTACCTCGAAGAACAGTGGGTCAATAAAATCAAAGAGCAAGGCGCGGTAACCTTCACGCCGATCTCCTACCCGGAAACGCTGTATCACGGAAACATTCTCTCCATTTCCACACTCGCCACCGAAGGCCACTATCGGCAGTATAAAAAATTCTTTGAAGTCATCGTGGAAATCGACAGCAGCGATGCCGAAGCCTTCGCCCGCCTCAAGCCCGGCATGGTCTGCAACCTGCAGTTTCTAATCCGCAACTGGGGAGAAGCCGTTGCCATTCCAAAAGATTATATTCGAATCTCTCAGGACGGCGTCCCTCTGGCAACCATTCGCGAAGACGACGGAGGCGATCGCCTGCTTCCGCTTGACGGCACGGCAGAAACCGCCGACTACTATTTGCTCACCAACCGGTCACCGGAACACCTTACACTGGTCTACAAGGAGCTTTAA
- the fabG gene encoding 3-oxoacyl-[acyl-carrier-protein] reductase, which produces MGQFDGKIALVTGAARGIGQAIALKLAGEGADLALCDLKAEWLEETAGKVKELGRRVECYSVDVSNGEAVNETVKAVEKDFRQIDVLVNNAGITKDGLLMRMSEDDWDAVLNVNLKGVFLFTKAAMRGMMKKRTGSIVNIASIIGLIGNAGQANYAASKGGVIAFSKTVARELASRNVRCNAVAPGFIRTAMTDALPADVQEKMLGNIPLNKFGTPEDVANVVAFLAGDASGYVTGQVISTCGGMVM; this is translated from the coding sequence ATGGGACAGTTTGACGGAAAAATCGCTTTGGTAACTGGAGCCGCGCGCGGTATCGGCCAGGCCATTGCACTGAAACTTGCCGGAGAAGGGGCAGATCTTGCCCTGTGCGACCTGAAAGCAGAATGGCTCGAAGAGACCGCCGGCAAAGTAAAAGAACTCGGTCGCCGGGTTGAATGCTACAGCGTGGATGTGAGCAACGGCGAAGCCGTCAACGAAACCGTCAAAGCGGTCGAAAAAGATTTCAGACAGATCGACGTGCTGGTCAATAACGCCGGAATCACCAAAGACGGCCTGCTGATGCGTATGAGCGAAGACGATTGGGATGCCGTTCTCAATGTGAACCTCAAGGGGGTCTTCCTGTTCACCAAAGCCGCCATGCGCGGAATGATGAAAAAACGCACCGGAAGCATCGTCAATATCGCCTCCATTATCGGGCTGATCGGCAACGCCGGCCAGGCCAACTACGCCGCGTCCAAGGGCGGAGTGATCGCTTTCAGCAAAACGGTTGCCCGTGAACTCGCCAGCCGCAATGTGCGCTGTAATGCAGTGGCTCCGGGCTTTATCCGCACCGCAATGACGGATGCGCTTCCTGCAGACGTTCAGGAAAAAATGCTCGGAAATATCCCGCTGAACAAGTTTGGAACCCCTGAAGATGTGGCCAATGTAGTGGCTTTTCTGGCAGGGGACGCCTCAGGTTATGTCACCGGACAGGTGATTTCGACTTGCGGCGGCATGGTTATGTAA
- a CDS encoding TolC family protein: MKRFWICILVSLTAVCAIAEKKGTPDKDPLVFNRPEVANNALKTLLQPQINKQIGRKPIMTFEDALDEAIEKSTSLKTARLELKSMIENVNRAQYQYIPAFSIEVDPAYTERTYETTSTREKNGLEWKGNATLKQHLPSNIDITGRVQKSYNDNGYEVETLSLVIEKEMLRPDPISRTQSLARLQLDLEHISEEQTRRNFIYEFKSAYYAYLREWLVYLNTRLKFQDNRRLNDESQRKYDAGIIAQYQLLDYDRDFTESELALASDERSWKTARNRLLTLLHRPLNDSIQFRPLEDAPTGMEWDAAAMLDVAMHSSLDVARFNTALLSSEINADYYRRHLRPSVSVFASGSRENSDLASTTDREETMWSTGLKVIMPLFQSRFIDRSQVRTQQNNIDINTLELEERFRYYQRQVADDLLQLRDLHQRYELSKKQFRIAFADYELGKLRFENGTIGSWDMIRNKNNFFRANETCIQLQYQLLLQIAKLERDYPTKPAEPGDSENE; encoded by the coding sequence ATGAAACGATTCTGGATCTGTATTCTGGTGTCTCTGACGGCTGTCTGTGCTATCGCAGAGAAAAAAGGCACCCCAGATAAAGATCCACTGGTTTTCAACCGTCCGGAGGTGGCAAACAACGCGCTGAAAACCCTTCTGCAACCGCAAATCAACAAGCAAATCGGCAGGAAGCCGATCATGACGTTTGAAGACGCCCTGGACGAAGCGATTGAAAAAAGCACTTCCCTGAAAACCGCCCGTCTGGAATTGAAAAGCATGATTGAAAACGTCAATCGCGCCCAATATCAGTACATTCCCGCGTTTTCCATCGAAGTCGATCCGGCCTATACAGAGCGCACCTACGAAACCACCTCTACCAGGGAGAAAAACGGACTGGAATGGAAAGGTAATGCCACTTTAAAACAGCACCTTCCCTCCAATATTGATATTACCGGCAGAGTTCAGAAAAGTTATAATGACAACGGATATGAGGTGGAAACCCTGAGTCTGGTCATTGAAAAAGAAATGCTCCGTCCGGATCCGATCAGCCGTACACAGAGCCTTGCGCGACTTCAGCTGGATCTTGAACACATCTCTGAAGAGCAAACCCGTCGCAATTTTATCTATGAGTTCAAATCCGCCTACTACGCCTATCTGAGGGAATGGCTGGTCTACCTGAATACCCGTCTCAAATTTCAGGACAACCGCCGCCTGAACGATGAAAGTCAGCGAAAATACGATGCGGGGATTATTGCCCAGTATCAGCTGCTCGACTACGACCGCGACTTCACCGAGTCCGAACTGGCTCTGGCCTCCGATGAACGCAGCTGGAAAACCGCCCGCAACCGCCTTCTCACCCTGCTGCATCGCCCTCTGAATGATTCGATTCAGTTTCGACCGTTGGAAGATGCGCCCACCGGCATGGAATGGGATGCGGCGGCCATGCTTGATGTCGCCATGCACAGCTCGCTGGATGTGGCACGCTTCAACACAGCGCTTTTAAGCAGCGAAATCAACGCCGACTACTACCGGCGCCATCTGCGCCCGTCTGTTTCCGTATTCGCAAGCGGAAGCCGGGAAAACTCTGATCTGGCGAGCACGACAGACCGGGAAGAAACCATGTGGTCAACCGGCCTGAAAGTGATCATGCCGCTGTTCCAGTCCCGCTTTATCGACCGCTCCCAGGTCCGCACCCAGCAGAACAACATCGACATCAACACCCTCGAACTGGAAGAACGCTTCCGCTATTACCAGCGACAGGTGGCGGATGACCTGCTGCAGCTGCGCGACCTTCACCAGCGCTACGAACTCTCTAAAAAGCAGTTCCGCATCGCTTTCGCCGATTATGAGCTCGGAAAGCTGCGGTTTGAAAACGGAACCATCGGCTCATGGGATATGATCCGCAACAAAAATAATTTCTTCCGCGCCAACGAAACCTGTATCCAGCTGCAATACCAGCTGCTGCTTCAAATCGCCAAACTGGAGCGTGACTATCCAACCAAACCAGCCGAACCGGGAGATTCAGAAAATGAGTGA
- a CDS encoding NosD domain-containing protein, whose product MRCLPAILILALTGSVQAITRYAAPDGTGQPPYTTPETAASVLQDVADICEPGDEILAAPGIYTNGSKCVSGTLTNRVALPDGVTLRSINGPETTMIEGIRPASSNAVRCVYLGRKARLIGFTLRNGGTRGYLQDGYSGQSGGGAFCEEGAELENCILIDNDAHNYGGGLYGGIARNCIIANNDALRGGGAALVELHNCLIIGNRVSHLGAGAYRSKLFNCTVRLNTSNYSGGGVYETDATDSIVLENSVKWINTNHCWGVFTRTCTIPLPDRGENNLTDLTEATGLGVDLSLLPSIPDNVKTNSPAKSRNKMDRKKAALGLDDSKPTGKSKKTGHRQSPLSAE is encoded by the coding sequence ATGCGCTGTCTTCCTGCCATCCTGATCCTTGCCCTGACCGGCTCCGTGCAGGCAATCACCCGCTATGCGGCACCGGACGGAACCGGACAACCTCCATACACCACTCCGGAAACCGCGGCATCGGTTCTGCAGGATGTCGCCGACATCTGCGAACCGGGAGATGAAATCCTCGCCGCGCCCGGCATCTACACCAACGGCAGTAAATGCGTCAGCGGCACACTCACCAACCGCGTTGCCCTGCCCGACGGCGTCACCCTCCGCAGCATCAATGGACCGGAAACCACCATGATCGAAGGAATCCGGCCCGCTTCCAGCAACGCTGTTCGCTGTGTTTATCTCGGCCGAAAAGCACGACTGATCGGCTTCACTCTGCGCAACGGCGGAACGCGCGGGTACCTGCAGGACGGCTATTCCGGCCAATCCGGCGGCGGCGCATTCTGCGAAGAAGGCGCTGAATTGGAAAACTGCATTCTGATCGATAACGATGCCCACAACTACGGCGGTGGACTCTATGGCGGCATTGCCCGCAACTGCATCATTGCCAACAACGATGCCCTGCGCGGCGGCGGCGCGGCACTGGTCGAACTGCATAACTGCCTCATCATCGGCAATCGGGTCAGCCACCTGGGTGCCGGAGCCTACCGCAGCAAACTTTTCAACTGCACCGTCCGGCTGAACACATCCAATTACAGTGGCGGCGGTGTGTATGAAACAGATGCCACCGATTCCATCGTTCTCGAAAACTCGGTGAAATGGATCAATACCAACCACTGCTGGGGTGTATTTACGCGAACCTGCACAATTCCTTTGCCCGATCGCGGAGAAAACAATCTGACCGACCTTACCGAAGCAACCGGACTAGGCGTCGACCTCAGTCTGCTGCCCTCCATCCCGGACAACGTTAAAACCAACTCCCCGGCCAAAAGCCGCAATAAGATGGATCGAAAAAAAGCCGCCCTCGGACTGGACGATTCCAAACCCACAGGGAAATCAAAAAAGACCGGTCACAGGCAATCCCCTCTTTCAGCCGAATAA
- the acpP gene encoding acyl carrier protein translates to MALEDKVKDIIVEQLGVNADQVNPEASFIEDLGADSLDTVELVMAFEEEFGAEIPDEDAEKLTSVGAVIDYLKSKGLGE, encoded by the coding sequence ATGGCACTTGAAGATAAAGTAAAAGATATCATCGTAGAACAGCTCGGCGTAAACGCTGATCAGGTTAATCCCGAAGCTTCATTTATCGAAGACCTCGGCGCTGATTCGCTCGATACCGTCGAACTGGTTATGGCTTTCGAAGAAGAGTTCGGAGCAGAAATCCCGGATGAAGACGCTGAAAAGCTGACTTCCGTCGGAGCTGTTATCGACTACCTGAAGTCCAAAGGTCTTGGCGAGTAA
- a CDS encoding ABC transporter permease, which produces MRLRFIKYLGVSRKTLLEHKMRSFLTILGIIFGVAAVIAMTAIGEGAKEEALKSIQQMGIQNVFVNDIAHIRTSAHSKGRYVTDGILPSDIAFAKKLLPGVDQTASVKQKEFFIQTGTFQSTMPIKGVSLSYLDVMELSASDGRLFVRTDYDLNKKVCLLGPEAAARLFSRSRAVGSQVRFNGESFAVVGVLADRPGVASDILVPGHAPFLYEKTISFESPITTAIFHFRDTGAIQVSSQLLGDLFKRRHSELDDFELVVPEALLRQQERTQNIFNSIMLLITAISLLVGGIGIMNIMLASVMERTKEIGIRRGMGATQSDIQHQFLAEAVVLTSAGGVIGILVGVILTKIIAASTGWQTHIPISAIVIAFSFSVLIGVLFGYYPARNASELNPIDALRYE; this is translated from the coding sequence GTGAGGCTGCGTTTCATCAAATATCTGGGCGTCTCCCGCAAAACACTGCTGGAGCATAAAATGCGCTCGTTCCTCACCATCCTCGGAATCATTTTCGGGGTGGCCGCCGTAATTGCCATGACAGCTATTGGCGAAGGCGCAAAGGAAGAAGCGCTCAAAAGCATCCAGCAGATGGGCATTCAGAATGTTTTTGTCAACGATATCGCCCACATCCGAACCAGCGCCCACTCCAAAGGCCGCTATGTCACCGACGGCATCCTCCCCTCCGATATTGCTTTTGCAAAAAAACTGCTGCCTGGCGTCGACCAGACCGCATCCGTAAAGCAAAAGGAATTTTTCATTCAGACAGGAACCTTCCAGTCGACGATGCCGATCAAAGGAGTTTCGCTGTCCTATCTGGATGTGATGGAGCTGTCTGCCTCAGACGGACGTCTCTTTGTCCGCACGGATTACGACCTGAACAAAAAAGTGTGCCTGCTCGGACCGGAAGCGGCGGCGCGGCTGTTCAGCCGGTCGCGGGCCGTCGGCAGCCAGGTTCGCTTCAATGGGGAATCATTCGCTGTCGTCGGCGTTCTTGCGGATCGTCCCGGGGTTGCATCTGATATTCTGGTGCCCGGACACGCTCCTTTTCTTTACGAAAAAACCATTTCGTTCGAATCGCCTATCACCACGGCCATCTTCCATTTTCGCGACACCGGGGCCATTCAGGTTTCGTCCCAGCTGCTTGGCGACCTGTTTAAACGTCGCCACTCTGAGCTCGACGACTTTGAGTTGGTTGTGCCCGAAGCGCTGCTCCGCCAGCAGGAACGCACTCAGAATATTTTCAACAGCATCATGCTGCTGATCACCGCCATCTCCCTGCTGGTCGGCGGAATCGGAATCATGAATATCATGCTGGCGTCCGTTATGGAACGCACCAAGGAAATCGGTATTCGGCGCGGAATGGGCGCCACCCAGTCCGACATTCAGCATCAGTTCCTCGCGGAGGCCGTCGTACTGACATCTGCCGGCGGCGTCATCGGCATTCTGGTCGGAGTCATCCTCACCAAAATCATCGCCGCCTCCACCGGCTGGCAAACCCATATCCCGATCTCCGCCATCGTCATCGCTTTCTCTTTTTCCGTCCTGATCGGCGTCCTCTTCGGCTACTACCCGGCCCGGAACGCCAGCGAACTCAACCCCATTGATGCCCTGCGCTATGAATAA
- a CDS encoding ABC transporter ATP-binding protein, which translates to MSDSLVQVIDLEKAYYLGDEEILVLKKVNLDVMRGDFMSIMGTSGSGKSTLMNIIGFLDRPTRGTYLLKGRDVTDLTDDEEAHIRNREIGFVYQNFNLLPRCSAYENVALPLFYREKSSDEHDQVMHALEIVGLADRARHKPNEMSGGQRQRVAIARALVTRPAILLADEPTGALDTRTSAEIMELFARLHQDGCTIIVVTHEPEVAEKTRRIIHIRDGKIETGSYQ; encoded by the coding sequence ATGAGTGATTCTCTGGTTCAGGTGATTGATCTCGAAAAAGCCTATTATCTGGGCGACGAGGAAATTCTGGTGCTCAAAAAGGTGAACCTGGATGTCATGCGCGGCGATTTCATGTCGATCATGGGCACATCGGGATCGGGCAAATCGACACTCATGAATATTATCGGATTTCTCGACCGCCCGACCCGCGGAACCTACCTGCTGAAAGGGCGGGACGTCACCGACCTGACGGACGACGAGGAGGCTCACATCCGTAACCGCGAAATCGGCTTTGTCTATCAGAACTTCAATCTGCTGCCGCGCTGCAGTGCCTATGAAAATGTGGCTCTGCCCCTCTTTTACCGCGAAAAATCATCGGATGAGCATGATCAGGTGATGCACGCACTCGAGATTGTCGGACTGGCCGACCGCGCCCGCCACAAGCCGAACGAAATGTCCGGAGGGCAGCGCCAGCGGGTGGCGATCGCCCGTGCACTGGTCACCAGACCGGCGATCCTCCTGGCGGACGAACCGACCGGCGCACTCGACACACGCACCAGCGCCGAAATCATGGAGCTGTTCGCCCGGCTGCATCAGGACGGCTGCACGATCATTGTTGTCACTCACGAGCCCGAAGTCGCAGAAAAAACCAGACGCATCATCCATATCCGTGACGGGAAAATTGAAACCGGATCCTACCAATGA
- a CDS encoding IS256 family transposase — protein MDRDQKTTEDTTKKIIEIDDSAVRGHLQELVRGSVEETLNGLLDAEADTLCGAKRYERSPDRVDSRAGHYERGLETQAGSVKLKVPKLRSIPFETQIIERYRRRESSVEEALMEMYLAGVSVRRVEDITQALWGTRVSPGTVSNLNQKVYERIEKWRTRPIDGEYPYVYLDGICLKRSWGGEVKNVSVLVAIGVNAEGYREILGAAEGEKEDKAGWQAFLRDLKERGLKGVRLIVSDKCLGLVESVAEVYPSADWQRCVVHWYRNIFQNVPRQKVKAVAAMLKAIHAQEDREAALEKAQAVVEKLKGMKLNKAADHVQRTVDETLSYMSYPEEHWRRIRTNNPLERIMREIRRRTRVVGSFPDGQSALMLVAARLRHIAGTKWGTRRYLNMTRLYELEQLKKNAA, from the coding sequence ATGGATAGAGACCAAAAGACGACGGAAGATACCACGAAAAAGATCATCGAAATTGACGACTCGGCTGTGCGGGGACATCTGCAGGAGCTGGTGAGAGGCTCCGTTGAGGAGACGCTCAACGGCCTGCTGGATGCCGAAGCGGATACCCTGTGCGGAGCAAAACGCTATGAGCGAAGCCCGGATCGGGTGGATTCTCGTGCGGGCCATTACGAGCGTGGACTGGAGACACAAGCCGGCAGTGTGAAGCTCAAAGTACCCAAGCTTCGCAGCATTCCCTTTGAGACACAGATCATTGAACGCTATCGTCGTCGTGAAAGCTCCGTCGAAGAAGCGTTGATGGAGATGTATCTGGCCGGGGTGTCGGTTCGCCGTGTTGAAGATATTACGCAGGCACTGTGGGGCACGCGAGTCAGCCCGGGAACGGTCAGTAACCTGAACCAAAAAGTTTATGAACGCATCGAGAAGTGGCGGACACGCCCGATTGATGGCGAGTATCCGTACGTCTATCTCGACGGGATCTGCCTGAAGCGCAGCTGGGGCGGCGAAGTGAAGAACGTATCGGTTCTGGTCGCTATTGGAGTCAATGCGGAAGGCTATCGAGAGATTCTTGGTGCCGCCGAAGGCGAGAAGGAAGACAAGGCCGGATGGCAAGCATTCTTGCGCGATCTGAAGGAGCGGGGGCTCAAAGGGGTTCGCTTGATCGTCAGCGATAAATGCCTTGGGTTGGTGGAATCGGTCGCCGAGGTTTATCCATCCGCCGACTGGCAACGTTGCGTGGTTCACTGGTACCGCAACATCTTCCAGAATGTACCGCGCCAGAAAGTCAAAGCAGTCGCTGCCATGCTCAAAGCAATTCATGCCCAGGAAGACCGCGAAGCGGCCTTGGAAAAGGCTCAGGCAGTCGTAGAAAAGCTAAAAGGCATGAAGCTGAACAAAGCGGCCGATCACGTGCAACGAACCGTAGACGAAACACTGAGCTATATGAGCTATCCCGAGGAGCATTGGCGGCGCATCCGCACCAACAATCCGTTGGAGCGGATTATGCGCGAGATCCGGCGACGTACCCGCGTAGTCGGCAGCTTTCCTGACGGACAGTCCGCGCTGATGCTGGTCGCAGCTCGTCTACGCCACATCGCAGGCACCAAATGGGGGACGCGCCGCTACCTGAACATGACCCGACTCTACGAACTGGAACAACTCAAGAAGAATGCCGCATAG
- the fabF gene encoding beta-ketoacyl-ACP synthase II encodes MSGRTVVITGLGVVSPVASGIDKFWDGIKNGVSGIDRVQSMPDIDQYPVQIAGEIRDLDTEQFIDKKELRKMDPFSVYGLAASIMAVEDSGLNPEETDLERVGVIASSGIGGMQFMQNQCIRAIEGGPRRISPQLIPQMITNILSGYVSIKYGFKGPNFCVTSACASGTHSIGEAMRIIQYGDADVMVAGGAEASVAMLGVGGFAALRATSRRNDDPKGASRPFDLDRDGFVMSEGSGIVVLEEKEHAIKRGAKIYCELAGYGRTGDAYHITAPDAAADQAARGMRLAYEDAGLTAADIDYINAHGTSTPLNDKGETLAIKKALGEELAYKVAVSSTKGMTGHMLGAAGGVETAICALAIRDGIIPPTINYTTPDPDCDLDYVPNEARKVDINVALSNSLGFGGHNATLCFKKA; translated from the coding sequence ATGAGTGGTCGTACTGTTGTTATAACCGGACTGGGAGTGGTCTCGCCGGTTGCGAGTGGAATCGACAAGTTTTGGGACGGCATTAAAAACGGAGTGTCCGGAATTGACCGGGTTCAGTCCATGCCTGATATCGACCAGTATCCTGTTCAAATCGCTGGGGAAATCCGCGATTTAGACACGGAACAATTCATTGATAAAAAAGAACTCCGGAAAATGGATCCCTTTTCCGTCTACGGACTGGCCGCCTCGATTATGGCCGTCGAAGATTCCGGACTGAATCCGGAAGAAACGGATCTTGAGCGCGTCGGCGTGATTGCCAGTTCCGGGATCGGCGGCATGCAGTTTATGCAGAACCAATGTATCCGTGCCATTGAAGGTGGACCTCGCCGCATCTCTCCCCAGCTCATCCCGCAGATGATCACCAACATCCTTTCCGGATATGTGTCGATCAAATACGGCTTTAAAGGCCCCAATTTCTGTGTAACCAGCGCCTGTGCTTCCGGAACCCACTCTATTGGCGAAGCCATGCGTATCATCCAGTACGGCGATGCCGATGTTATGGTCGCCGGTGGCGCGGAAGCATCCGTTGCCATGCTCGGAGTCGGCGGATTTGCCGCCCTGCGCGCCACCAGCCGCCGCAACGACGACCCGAAAGGCGCCTCCCGTCCGTTTGATCTGGACCGCGACGGCTTTGTGATGTCCGAAGGCTCCGGAATTGTTGTCCTTGAAGAAAAAGAACACGCCATCAAGCGCGGTGCAAAAATTTACTGTGAACTGGCTGGATACGGCCGCACCGGCGATGCCTACCACATCACCGCTCCCGACGCCGCAGCCGATCAGGCCGCCCGCGGCATGCGCCTTGCCTACGAAGACGCCGGCCTCACCGCTGCAGACATCGACTACATCAACGCTCACGGAACCAGCACCCCGCTCAATGACAAAGGCGAAACGCTCGCTATCAAAAAAGCGCTTGGCGAAGAACTGGCTTACAAAGTGGCTGTCAGCTCAACCAAAGGGATGACCGGCCATATGCTCGGCGCCGCCGGCGGCGTGGAAACCGCTATCTGTGCACTGGCCATTCGCGACGGAATCATTCCGCCGACCATCAACTACACCACGCCCGACCCGGACTGCGATCTCGACTACGTCCCCAATGAAGCGCGGAAAGTGGATATCAACGTTGCACTGTCCAACTCGCTGGGCTTTGGTGGACACAACGCTACGCTCTGCTTCAAGAAAGCATAG